One region of Ferrimicrobium sp. genomic DNA includes:
- the sdhA gene encoding succinate dehydrogenase flavoprotein subunit has protein sequence MNVHYHSYDAVIVGAGGAGLRAALETAGKVRTAVITKLYPTRSHTGAAQGGMCAALSNVEEDYWEWHAFDTVKGGDYLGDQDAIDIMCREAIDAVIDLEHFGLPFSRTPEGRIDQRRFGGHTRNHGEAPVRRACYAADRTGHMILQTLYQQCVAADVNFFNEFQVFDVLFDGEGASRRAAGVVAYELATGDLHVFISKGVLFATGGYGRIFQITSNAHTLTGDGPGVLFHRGIPLEDMEFYQFHPTGIYGIGILLTEGARGEGGILRNGLGERFMERVAPTVKDLAPRDMVARAIHTEIKEGRGAGPDKDYVYLDLTHLPPEQIDAKLPDISGFVRTYLGLEPKTDPIPIQPTAHYAMGGIPTNIHGEVVIDGDNTVLPGLYAAGECACVSVHGANRLGTNSLLDINVFGRRGGRAMVEYVQGVDHPDLPRSVVDPTRERIDMMMNSTGSEKVGAIRGELQVAMMRDASVVRTGESLQEVLRVIHELRDRYEKVTIDDKGSVFNYDLTEALELGSLLDIAEVLVLGADARKESRGAHWRDDFPTRDDTNWMKHTLAYRDESGTISLDYKPVVQGRYEPMERKY, from the coding sequence GTGAACGTTCACTACCACAGTTATGACGCAGTTATCGTAGGTGCCGGTGGCGCTGGCCTTCGGGCCGCCCTGGAAACGGCTGGCAAGGTGCGCACCGCGGTGATCACCAAACTCTACCCCACGCGTTCCCATACGGGAGCAGCGCAGGGTGGCATGTGTGCGGCCCTCTCGAATGTCGAGGAAGATTATTGGGAGTGGCACGCCTTCGATACCGTGAAGGGGGGTGATTACCTTGGCGATCAGGATGCCATCGACATCATGTGTCGCGAGGCGATCGATGCCGTGATCGACCTGGAACACTTCGGCCTGCCCTTCTCCCGGACTCCGGAGGGTCGGATTGACCAACGCCGTTTTGGTGGGCACACGCGCAATCACGGCGAAGCGCCGGTTCGGAGGGCCTGTTATGCGGCTGACCGAACTGGTCATATGATTTTGCAGACACTCTATCAGCAGTGTGTCGCCGCTGACGTGAACTTCTTCAATGAGTTCCAAGTCTTTGATGTGCTCTTTGACGGCGAGGGCGCCTCGCGTCGTGCCGCTGGAGTGGTGGCCTACGAGCTTGCAACCGGCGATCTGCACGTCTTTATCTCCAAGGGTGTCCTCTTCGCGACCGGTGGCTACGGGCGTATCTTCCAGATCACCTCGAATGCCCATACCCTTACCGGCGACGGCCCAGGAGTTCTGTTCCATCGCGGTATCCCGTTAGAGGATATGGAGTTCTATCAGTTCCACCCCACCGGCATCTATGGCATCGGGATTCTCCTGACGGAGGGCGCGCGAGGCGAAGGAGGGATCCTACGCAATGGCCTCGGGGAGCGTTTTATGGAGCGTGTTGCTCCTACGGTCAAAGACCTAGCTCCCCGTGATATGGTGGCAAGAGCCATTCATACCGAGATTAAGGAGGGACGCGGGGCCGGCCCTGATAAGGACTACGTCTACCTCGATCTCACCCATCTGCCACCAGAACAGATCGATGCGAAGCTCCCTGATATCAGTGGTTTCGTGAGGACCTATCTTGGGCTTGAGCCAAAGACTGACCCGATTCCTATCCAGCCGACGGCCCATTATGCGATGGGTGGTATCCCCACCAACATCCATGGTGAGGTGGTGATCGATGGAGACAATACGGTACTCCCCGGACTCTATGCGGCGGGCGAGTGTGCCTGTGTTTCGGTCCATGGAGCAAACCGGCTGGGCACGAACTCTCTTCTTGACATCAATGTCTTTGGACGTCGTGGCGGACGAGCGATGGTCGAGTATGTCCAGGGAGTCGATCACCCTGATCTTCCACGATCGGTCGTCGACCCGACGCGAGAGCGTATCGATATGATGATGAACTCGACCGGTAGCGAGAAGGTCGGCGCGATCCGAGGAGAGCTCCAAGTGGCCATGATGCGCGACGCCTCGGTTGTGCGGACGGGCGAATCATTGCAGGAGGTGCTGCGGGTGATTCACGAGCTCAGGGACCGCTATGAGAAGGTCACCATCGATGATAAGGGTTCGGTCTTCAACTACGATCTCACCGAGGCATTAGAACTCGGCAGTCTCCTTGATATCGCCGAGGTTCTTGTCTTGGGAGCAGATGCACGCAAGGAGAGCCGAGGTGCGCATTGGCGCGACGACTTCCCGACTCGGGACGATACAAACTGGATGAAGCATACCCTCGCCTATCGGGATGAGTCGGGCACGATTAGCCTGGACTACAAGCCGGTGGTTCAGGGCCGCTATGAGCCGATGGAGAGAAAGTACTAA
- a CDS encoding sigma 54-interacting transcriptional regulator, producing the protein MDFPTNLGDLVDSGYKPRTVREEIRANVFARLRAKAPVIDGLFGYQDTVLPELERALVIGHDIIFLGERGQGKTRMIRTLYELLDEWVPAVAGSALNEDPLRPILPSTRDRLKEEGSKAPVTWINRAARFSEKLATPDTTIADLIGEVDPIKVAEGRYLGDTDTIHYGLVPRTNRGIFAINELPDLPERIQVGLLNALEERDIQIRGYKIALPLDILFVASANPEDYTSRGRLITPLKDRFGTQITTHYPEVVEDEIAIMTSEARLPSDLEIVSPLPILLIIATMAQLARHHSSISQHSGVSVRASIAAYEAVTAAALVRSIRNQESPAALRVTDLEAALPAFVGKIEVESLDPREGIKIGAALLRQAIGAVFTQCYGSQDATALVEEVNRSPLQIEADQSATAYQALLASYPELLAFVGSSPTSEELPCYVDLVLEGLVAMRRLSRHTSIDRTTFGSSRA; encoded by the coding sequence ATGGACTTCCCAACAAACCTCGGTGACCTGGTGGACAGTGGCTATAAGCCAAGAACCGTGCGAGAGGAGATCCGAGCGAACGTCTTTGCGAGGCTCCGGGCAAAGGCGCCAGTGATCGATGGATTATTTGGTTACCAGGACACCGTCCTGCCAGAGCTTGAGCGCGCACTTGTCATCGGACACGACATCATCTTCCTCGGTGAGCGGGGTCAAGGCAAGACCCGGATGATTCGAACGCTCTACGAACTGCTCGACGAATGGGTACCGGCGGTAGCGGGCTCTGCACTCAACGAGGATCCTCTCCGCCCGATCCTGCCAAGCACGAGAGATCGCCTCAAAGAAGAGGGGTCCAAAGCTCCGGTGACATGGATCAACAGAGCCGCACGCTTTAGCGAAAAGCTGGCCACCCCTGATACCACGATCGCCGACCTCATCGGCGAGGTTGACCCCATCAAAGTCGCAGAAGGGCGGTACCTCGGTGACACCGACACGATTCACTACGGGCTTGTCCCGCGCACCAATCGGGGCATCTTTGCCATCAACGAGCTTCCCGATCTTCCAGAACGCATTCAAGTCGGCCTGCTGAACGCTCTTGAGGAACGCGACATTCAGATCCGCGGCTACAAGATCGCCCTCCCCCTTGACATCCTCTTCGTCGCGTCGGCCAACCCGGAGGATTACACGAGCCGTGGGCGATTGATTACCCCCCTGAAGGACCGCTTCGGCACCCAGATCACAACGCACTACCCAGAGGTGGTCGAGGACGAGATCGCCATTATGACCAGTGAAGCCAGACTGCCATCCGATCTTGAGATCGTCTCGCCGCTACCGATCCTGCTGATCATCGCCACCATGGCACAGCTTGCCAGACACCATTCGAGCATCTCGCAGCATTCAGGGGTCTCAGTTCGTGCATCGATCGCGGCCTATGAGGCGGTCACCGCAGCCGCACTCGTACGATCGATTCGCAATCAAGAGTCGCCAGCGGCGCTCCGAGTGACCGACCTTGAGGCCGCCCTTCCAGCTTTTGTCGGGAAGATCGAGGTGGAGTCGCTCGACCCTCGGGAAGGCATCAAAATCGGCGCTGCCCTCCTGCGCCAAGCGATAGGCGCCGTGTTCACCCAATGCTACGGGAGCCAGGATGCGACTGCATTGGTCGAAGAGGTGAATCGATCACCACTCCAGATCGAAGCTGATCAGTCAGCCACTGCGTACCAGGCCCTACTGGCCAGCTATCCAGAACTCCTCGCCTTCGTCGGGTCCTCACCGACGAGCGAAGAACTCCCTTGCTATGTCGACCTTGTCCTTGAAGGTCTCGTCGCGATGAGACGGCTCTCGCGCCACACCTCCATTGACCGCACTACCTTCGGGTCGAGCCGTGCCTAA
- a CDS encoding aldose 1-epimerase family protein: MQMILTEPPSGKQYHLASEGYHAVIVEVGGGIRFFEHHDRPVLESYDESAICDGAHGAHLLPWPNRVLGGRYRFNDQEYLLPLTEVEAGNAIHGLLRWHAFDATRLTRSSATLQTTLHPAPWYPFRLFVQLHYQLSTEGLTITTEVSNRSSEAAPFALGHHPYLSPGRDQIIDRAIFSATASSIESLANDEDGSTANLALPRPIGGRVLDTTFAVHATDRSASWARLQGTDGRTVELWADQSYRYLQVFTGDTLPSWRRRRALAVEPMTAPPNALQSGQDLLILEPKETRTTQWGVQLQ, translated from the coding sequence ATGCAGATGATCCTCACCGAGCCTCCTTCGGGGAAGCAGTATCACCTGGCCTCCGAGGGGTACCACGCCGTCATTGTCGAAGTCGGTGGCGGTATCCGGTTCTTTGAACACCATGATCGGCCAGTCCTAGAATCCTATGATGAGAGTGCCATCTGTGACGGTGCTCATGGGGCACATCTCTTGCCATGGCCAAACCGCGTACTCGGTGGAAGGTATCGATTCAACGACCAGGAGTACCTGTTACCCTTAACTGAGGTCGAAGCCGGCAACGCGATACATGGTCTCCTACGTTGGCACGCCTTCGACGCCACACGACTCACACGGAGTTCTGCAACGTTGCAGACAACCCTGCACCCTGCGCCGTGGTATCCATTCCGTCTCTTCGTCCAATTGCATTACCAACTGTCGACCGAAGGACTCACGATCACCACCGAGGTGTCCAATCGTAGCTCCGAAGCCGCCCCATTTGCTCTCGGCCATCATCCCTACCTCTCTCCGGGCAGAGACCAGATCATCGATCGAGCGATCTTCTCAGCCACAGCCTCAAGCATCGAGAGTCTTGCCAACGATGAAGATGGCTCCACTGCAAATCTTGCGCTACCACGGCCCATTGGGGGGCGTGTTCTCGACACGACCTTCGCTGTTCACGCAACCGATCGTTCTGCAAGTTGGGCGCGTCTCCAGGGGACTGACGGTCGCACTGTCGAGCTTTGGGCAGACCAAAGCTATCGCTACCTCCAAGTCTTTACTGGCGATACACTACCGAGTTGGCGCCGTCGTCGAGCACTAGCGGTCGAACCGATGACCGCGCCACCCAACGCACTACAGAGCGGCCAGGATCTGCTAATCCTTGAACCGAAAGAGACACGTACAACACAATGGGGAGTTCAACTGCAATGA
- a CDS encoding glucose-6-phosphate dehydrogenase: MTTTPTTTGGHDDDQSVEVFVIFGISGDLAKKMTFPSLYRLEESDKLTCPIIGVAMDDWTTDGLIKHMRSSIASTIKDPDTKVIDRLANRLQYLRGDFTSDSTYHALAQLMGSAQRKLYYLEIPPVLFAPVVEAVAKNGLAKDAFFLIEKPFGHDLASAKELNDRLHAVIDEQQILRIDHFLGKQPVLDLFYLRFANSLLEPLWNRDHVSAIQVNMTEDFGVEDRGAFYDPVGALRDVVQNHLLQVLALVLMEAPSQVGDRALWDKKADVFRAMATVDPSQVIRGQYQGYQDVPGVQPGSKTETFVALRLSVNNWRWEGVPIFLRAGKALKATATEVRLIFRHPPKLNSLELPTHVAPNQVILRIDPEPGLRMTLFSKAADSTGSEEVHLDLPFAKELGRAPEPYQLLISHALEGNHSLFTREDVVEETWRILDPLVHSTTKPKTYARGTWGPDSAVDVVRGHLAWQVPWTD, encoded by the coding sequence ATGACCACGACACCTACAACCACAGGCGGACACGACGACGATCAATCGGTGGAGGTCTTCGTCATCTTCGGCATCAGCGGTGACCTCGCCAAGAAGATGACGTTCCCATCGCTCTATCGCCTCGAAGAGAGCGACAAGCTCACCTGTCCCATCATCGGTGTCGCCATGGACGACTGGACCACCGACGGACTCATCAAACACATGCGAAGCTCGATTGCCAGCACCATCAAGGATCCTGACACCAAGGTGATCGACCGACTCGCGAACCGACTGCAGTATCTGCGAGGAGACTTCACCTCGGATAGCACCTACCATGCACTCGCTCAGCTGATGGGCTCTGCCCAGCGCAAGCTTTATTACCTTGAAATTCCTCCCGTTCTCTTTGCGCCAGTCGTCGAGGCGGTGGCAAAGAATGGGCTGGCCAAAGATGCCTTTTTCCTGATCGAAAAGCCATTTGGCCATGATCTCGCCTCGGCGAAGGAGCTCAATGACCGCCTGCATGCTGTCATCGATGAGCAACAAATCTTGCGGATTGACCATTTCCTTGGCAAACAACCGGTGCTCGACCTGTTCTATTTGCGATTCGCCAACTCGCTACTTGAGCCTCTCTGGAACCGCGATCACGTCTCTGCCATTCAAGTCAACATGACCGAGGACTTTGGAGTAGAGGATCGGGGTGCCTTCTACGACCCGGTTGGTGCCCTTCGCGATGTGGTCCAAAACCATCTACTGCAGGTCCTCGCGCTCGTGCTGATGGAGGCCCCGAGCCAGGTGGGTGATCGTGCCCTCTGGGACAAGAAAGCCGACGTCTTTCGCGCGATGGCGACGGTTGACCCTTCGCAGGTGATTCGTGGTCAGTATCAGGGATATCAGGACGTGCCGGGGGTCCAACCGGGATCAAAGACGGAGACCTTCGTCGCACTTCGCCTGAGTGTGAACAACTGGCGATGGGAGGGCGTGCCGATCTTTCTCCGCGCCGGCAAAGCGCTCAAAGCCACCGCAACCGAGGTCCGGCTCATCTTCCGCCATCCGCCAAAACTCAATTCGCTTGAATTGCCGACCCATGTCGCACCAAACCAGGTCATTCTCAGGATCGATCCTGAACCAGGGTTGCGGATGACCCTCTTCTCGAAAGCAGCCGATAGCACCGGTTCTGAGGAGGTCCATCTTGATCTGCCCTTCGCCAAAGAATTGGGACGTGCTCCCGAGCCTTACCAGTTGCTGATCAGCCATGCACTCGAGGGCAATCATTCACTCTTTACTCGCGAGGATGTCGTCGAAGAGACCTGGAGAATCCTCGATCCACTGGTCCATAGCACCACGAAACCGAAGACCTATGCGCGCGGCACATGGGGACCAGACTCCGCAGTTGATGTCGTTCGAGGTCATCTCGCATGGCAGGTTCCTTGGACCGATTGA
- the valS gene encoding valine--tRNA ligase, whose product MISVPDKVTLDGLEQKWSTIWEEREVYRFDDSVPAQAIYSIDTPPPTVSGSLHIGHVFSYTHADIIARYQRMQGHEVFYPVGWDDNGVPTERRVQNYFSVRCDPSLQYEPDLVPDSTAKVLRPVSRANFIELCEQLTQLDEQVYEMLWRRVGLSVDWSLTYTTVGSRSRKVSQAAFLSLLAKGEIYQNSSPTLWDVDFQTAVSQAELEDRPVAGKYHRVRFQVVGGGQVEIETSRPELLPACVGLVVHPDDTRYQSLVGQRVLTPLFGVPVTVIAHPLADPEKGTGAAMVCTFGDLTDVTWWREGQLPLRVIMGRDGRLLDGIVFGSDQFPSEDPERANALYGELARRRSVAARERVTELLLESGELLGTPTNVQHAVKFYEKGDRPLEVVASRQWFLRLLSHRDAFIARGEELDWLPPHMRVRYENWVRGLNADWNLSRQRFFGIPIPIWYPIDAAGEIDYDRPILPAMEDLPIDPHSQTPLGFQESQRNQPGGFAADPDVMDTWATSSLSPQLAGGWLEQPERFAKVFPMDLRPQGQEIIRTWLFYTIVRSELGFGALPFKRALISGFVLDPDRKKMSKSKGNVVTPLPLVERFGSDALRYWAAGGRPGVDTAADEGQMKIGRRLAIKIANATKFVLGTLARVESPPEMVAPHPLDLSFLAVLDEALNDATVRLEQNDYTGALETIERCFWEFCDDYLELVKVRAYGDPTEVVLPLVTLSEAGRASALATLRIANELLLRALAPYQPFVTEEAWSWSHDESIHRNAWPQRGEGLRRLMEGSAAVQGEAAVDVFRATQEVLTEVRKIKSEHKVSPKTPVERVVIRDTGDRLRSLGAALGDLAAAGVVRSIALQEEGSAPAIEVLMDPEVG is encoded by the coding sequence GTGATCAGCGTCCCCGACAAGGTCACCCTTGATGGGCTAGAACAAAAATGGTCTACTATCTGGGAGGAGCGCGAGGTCTACCGCTTTGATGACAGCGTTCCCGCCCAGGCCATCTACTCAATCGACACTCCTCCTCCAACGGTGAGTGGTTCGTTGCATATTGGCCATGTGTTTTCCTACACCCATGCGGACATCATCGCTCGTTATCAACGCATGCAGGGGCATGAGGTCTTCTACCCTGTGGGGTGGGATGATAACGGCGTGCCAACGGAGCGGCGGGTGCAAAACTACTTCTCCGTCCGGTGTGATCCCTCACTACAGTACGAGCCGGATCTTGTACCCGATTCGACTGCGAAGGTGCTTCGGCCTGTCTCCCGGGCTAACTTTATCGAACTGTGTGAACAACTCACCCAACTCGATGAGCAGGTCTACGAGATGTTATGGCGCCGAGTCGGACTCTCTGTCGATTGGTCACTCACCTATACCACCGTCGGCTCACGATCTCGCAAAGTCTCGCAGGCAGCATTTCTGTCGCTGCTCGCAAAGGGCGAGATCTATCAAAACTCCTCGCCGACCCTTTGGGATGTCGACTTCCAAACAGCAGTATCGCAGGCAGAACTCGAGGATCGTCCCGTCGCCGGCAAGTATCATCGCGTGCGATTCCAAGTGGTAGGGGGTGGGCAAGTCGAGATCGAAACCTCCAGGCCGGAGCTCCTTCCGGCCTGCGTTGGCTTGGTGGTGCATCCTGATGATACGCGGTACCAGTCGCTCGTGGGACAGAGGGTGTTGACGCCACTCTTTGGAGTCCCGGTTACGGTGATTGCGCATCCACTCGCCGATCCCGAGAAGGGAACTGGCGCGGCGATGGTGTGCACCTTTGGTGACCTCACGGACGTCACCTGGTGGCGTGAGGGACAACTTCCGCTGCGAGTGATTATGGGGCGCGACGGACGTCTTCTCGACGGTATCGTCTTTGGTTCTGATCAATTCCCTTCGGAGGACCCTGAGCGTGCCAATGCCCTCTACGGCGAGCTGGCTCGACGACGCAGTGTTGCTGCACGCGAGCGCGTCACTGAGCTGCTCTTGGAATCGGGAGAGCTTCTAGGAACGCCGACCAATGTCCAGCATGCCGTCAAATTCTACGAGAAGGGTGATCGGCCACTGGAGGTTGTCGCCTCGCGTCAGTGGTTCTTGCGGCTCCTGTCACATCGTGATGCCTTTATCGCTCGGGGAGAGGAGCTGGACTGGCTCCCACCGCACATGCGAGTTCGCTACGAGAATTGGGTGCGAGGTCTTAATGCGGATTGGAATCTCTCGAGGCAGCGATTCTTTGGGATCCCAATCCCTATCTGGTATCCGATCGATGCAGCTGGCGAGATTGACTACGATCGGCCGATCCTCCCAGCGATGGAGGATCTCCCCATCGATCCGCATAGCCAGACTCCTCTTGGGTTCCAGGAGAGCCAGCGGAACCAGCCAGGCGGATTTGCTGCCGATCCTGACGTGATGGATACCTGGGCGACCTCGAGTTTGAGCCCCCAGCTGGCGGGGGGCTGGCTTGAACAGCCTGAACGATTCGCGAAGGTCTTCCCGATGGATCTACGGCCCCAAGGGCAGGAGATTATTCGTACCTGGCTGTTCTATACGATCGTGCGTAGTGAACTTGGCTTTGGCGCATTACCCTTTAAGCGCGCGCTGATATCGGGGTTTGTGCTCGACCCCGATCGTAAGAAGATGTCCAAGTCCAAGGGTAATGTGGTCACACCCCTCCCCCTTGTTGAACGTTTTGGGTCAGATGCGTTGCGCTACTGGGCGGCAGGGGGCAGGCCTGGGGTCGATACCGCGGCCGATGAAGGACAGATGAAAATCGGTCGTCGTCTGGCGATCAAGATCGCCAACGCGACCAAGTTTGTGCTCGGTACCCTCGCGCGGGTCGAGAGTCCACCAGAGATGGTCGCTCCGCACCCGCTCGATCTCAGCTTTCTGGCGGTGTTGGACGAGGCACTCAATGACGCTACCGTTCGCCTCGAACAGAACGATTACACCGGGGCGCTTGAGACGATTGAGCGTTGTTTCTGGGAGTTCTGCGATGACTATCTTGAGCTCGTCAAGGTCCGTGCCTACGGTGATCCGACAGAGGTTGTACTGCCTCTCGTGACCCTGTCGGAGGCAGGTAGGGCATCGGCGTTGGCGACGCTTCGAATCGCGAACGAGCTCTTGTTGCGAGCCTTGGCCCCGTACCAGCCCTTCGTGACTGAGGAGGCGTGGTCGTGGTCACACGATGAGTCCATCCATCGTAATGCCTGGCCTCAGCGGGGCGAGGGGCTGCGCAGGCTTATGGAAGGCTCCGCGGCGGTACAGGGAGAGGCTGCAGTGGATGTCTTTCGCGCCACCCAGGAGGTCTTGACGGAGGTGCGAAAGATCAAGAGTGAACACAAGGTTTCGCCCAAGACGCCGGTGGAGCGGGTGGTGATTCGTGATACCGGGGATCGGCTTCGCTCCCTTGGTGCCGCGCTCGGAGATCTTGCAGCGGCCGGAGTTGTGCGAAGTATTGCGTTGCAAGAAGAGGGATCAGCACCCGCTATCGAAGTGCTGATGGATCCGGAGGTGGGTTGA
- the cysS gene encoding cysteine--tRNA ligase codes for MTTLFDTMTGSVTQLINPGQETFSLYVCGPTVQDRPHLGHGRIVATYDLLRRHLQHKGLHVNLVMNVTDIDDKIITRAAEESTSAEEIASRYEAIWWETMDQLGVDRPDATPHATEWVQAMIVKIAMMIDAKAAYVVEDGVYLRIASVPHYGLLTKQDFDHLQPGNRVEINQSKESPLDFALWKRVEAHEVGFASPWGYGRPGWHTECVTMSIELLGTTFDLHGGGMDLIFPHHENELAQAQVLGAPFARHWAHVGFVEMNGEKMSKSIGNTLDLTEAVRGFGGRAVRLAYLRAYYRSPLEMSEATLNDALASLNRIDNFLERGPFGQVEADTLATFVDALDNDLDTPTAFSLLFDQVREGNTRYDQRQSGPAADTAATVYAMLDWLGLAPTTEDLFIPPEISEAVEARQQAKQRRDYAQADALRAVIEAAGFAIFDTKDGTELRKDRRLATDESLDATSSLDS; via the coding sequence ATGACCACACTCTTTGACACCATGACCGGATCAGTTACCCAGCTTATCAACCCGGGTCAGGAGACCTTCTCCCTCTACGTCTGCGGCCCTACGGTACAGGACCGCCCCCATCTTGGACATGGTCGTATCGTGGCCACCTATGATCTGCTCCGTCGCCACCTTCAACACAAAGGGTTGCATGTGAACCTCGTCATGAATGTGACCGATATCGACGACAAGATCATCACACGAGCCGCAGAGGAGTCGACAAGCGCCGAGGAGATTGCCAGCCGCTATGAGGCGATCTGGTGGGAGACCATGGACCAACTCGGGGTTGATCGGCCCGACGCCACCCCACACGCCACCGAATGGGTTCAAGCCATGATCGTCAAAATTGCGATGATGATCGATGCCAAAGCTGCCTATGTGGTCGAAGACGGGGTCTATCTCCGCATCGCGAGCGTCCCCCACTACGGACTCCTCACCAAGCAGGACTTTGACCACCTCCAACCCGGCAACCGCGTTGAGATCAACCAATCGAAAGAGTCGCCGCTCGACTTCGCGCTCTGGAAGCGAGTAGAGGCACACGAGGTCGGTTTCGCATCACCCTGGGGTTATGGCCGCCCAGGATGGCACACCGAATGTGTGACCATGTCGATTGAGCTGCTCGGCACGACCTTTGATCTTCATGGTGGCGGCATGGACCTCATTTTCCCCCATCATGAGAATGAACTGGCTCAAGCGCAGGTACTCGGTGCACCCTTTGCTCGCCACTGGGCCCACGTCGGCTTCGTGGAGATGAACGGCGAGAAGATGTCGAAGTCGATCGGCAACACGCTTGATCTCACCGAGGCGGTGAGGGGATTTGGAGGGCGAGCCGTCCGCCTCGCGTACCTGCGCGCATACTATCGCTCACCGCTTGAGATGTCTGAAGCCACGCTCAACGATGCGTTAGCATCGCTCAATCGCATTGACAACTTCCTCGAGCGTGGCCCATTCGGTCAGGTCGAAGCCGACACCCTCGCCACCTTTGTCGATGCTCTCGACAATGATCTTGACACGCCTACTGCGTTTTCACTCCTCTTCGACCAGGTAAGAGAGGGCAATACCCGCTACGACCAACGCCAATCTGGCCCAGCGGCTGATACAGCAGCTACGGTGTACGCCATGCTTGACTGGCTCGGGCTTGCGCCAACGACCGAGGACCTCTTCATCCCTCCAGAGATTAGCGAAGCTGTCGAAGCTCGGCAACAAGCCAAACAACGTCGTGACTACGCGCAAGCCGATGCGCTCCGTGCGGTCATCGAAGCCGCCGGCTTCGCCATCTTTGATACGAAAGATGGAACGGAGCTACGCAAGGATCGCCGCCTCGCAACCGACGAGTCTCTCGATGCAACGTCATCGCTTGATAGCTAG
- a CDS encoding acyl-CoA dehydrogenase family protein, which yields MDPYSLSLTEDQIELQQWAHDFAEKTIRPAAHEWDEREETPWPIIKEAAKIGLYSYDFLVNAYADKTGLTLPLVMEELAWGDAGITLAIFGSTLAVAGILANGTAEQANEWIPQCFGSADDPKLAAFGVTEPDAGSDVSSLRTRAVYNEADDTWTLNGTKTWITNGGIADIHVIVASVDPELGSRGQASFIIPPGTSGLRMGQKFKKMGIRASHTAEVVLEDVTIPSHLLLGGKDRLDERLARVREGKRASSQAAMATFEASRPLVGAQALGIARAAYEYALDYARERRQFGRAIIENQAIAFKLADMATQIDAARLLVHRAAWMAAQGHSFSHGEGSMSKLFAGEVAVKATEEAIQILGGYGYVREYPVERWHRDSKIYTIFEGTSEIQRLIVARAISGVKLR from the coding sequence ATGGATCCATACTCGCTTTCACTGACAGAGGACCAGATCGAGCTACAACAATGGGCGCACGATTTTGCCGAGAAGACGATCCGGCCAGCGGCTCACGAGTGGGACGAACGTGAAGAGACACCGTGGCCGATTATCAAAGAGGCAGCCAAAATCGGCTTATACTCCTATGACTTCCTCGTAAATGCTTACGCCGACAAAACCGGCCTCACACTACCACTCGTCATGGAGGAGCTCGCGTGGGGCGACGCTGGCATCACGCTCGCCATCTTCGGCTCCACGCTTGCGGTGGCTGGCATTCTCGCAAACGGAACCGCCGAGCAAGCCAACGAATGGATTCCCCAATGTTTTGGCAGCGCCGATGATCCCAAACTCGCCGCTTTTGGCGTCACCGAACCGGATGCGGGGAGTGACGTCTCATCGCTACGGACGCGAGCGGTCTATAACGAAGCCGACGACACATGGACCCTCAATGGAACCAAAACCTGGATCACCAATGGCGGGATCGCCGATATCCACGTCATCGTAGCGAGTGTCGATCCTGAACTCGGATCGCGGGGCCAAGCAAGCTTCATCATCCCCCCTGGCACGAGTGGGCTTCGCATGGGGCAAAAGTTCAAGAAAATGGGCATCAGGGCATCGCATACTGCGGAGGTTGTCCTTGAAGACGTTACCATCCCCAGTCACCTGCTGCTCGGCGGCAAGGATCGACTTGATGAACGTCTGGCCCGCGTTAGAGAAGGGAAGCGTGCCTCGTCGCAGGCAGCGATGGCGACCTTTGAGGCCTCCCGTCCCCTTGTTGGGGCCCAAGCGCTTGGCATCGCTCGAGCGGCCTATGAGTATGCGCTCGACTATGCCCGTGAGCGTCGCCAATTCGGACGAGCAATCATCGAAAACCAAGCGATCGCTTTCAAGCTCGCCGACATGGCCACGCAGATCGACGCGGCCCGACTACTTGTCCATCGTGCCGCATGGATGGCCGCTCAGGGCCACTCTTTCTCTCACGGGGAGGGGTCGATGTCAAAGCTCTTTGCTGGCGAAGTTGCCGTCAAAGCGACCGAAGAGGCGATCCAAATCCTTGGCGGGTATGGGTACGTTCGGGAGTACCCAGTGGAGCGCTGGCACCGAGACTCCAAGATCTATACAATCTTTGAGGGGACCTCTGAGATTCAAAGGCTGATCGTTGCGCGGGCTATCTCAGGAGTCAAACTTCGCTGA